In the Clupea harengus chromosome 16, Ch_v2.0.2, whole genome shotgun sequence genome, one interval contains:
- the LOC122133598 gene encoding uncharacterized protein LOC122133598 produces the protein MGVSENSLPGIKVPCPPSESRQKEQLGRRRLNRLQVQGTSFPQLSDRGLTQAAAAKETSDAWRRDRVTHYNQSPAEVLILHLQPPSPDADSFWPNMVCQTMEASLAPAQGQHPPVMASDDLLFEPTAPAKEARSSRFETIAQPGEVASEAIRRRARDQQLPVIPTHELFFDLKSSAKVKSSTGVHWPEGIAQEAAARRERLLKRHKRPMDELLWEPKPLAEETKSSSSALVSQDEEISPALEVRGYRRPLPSFEVKVPFNPNNSTVSNGTRESVKEPSVRRRNRRVELLQSTIVQPLFFEPKPPAKAETCSSLPKAEEPMRTTAAVRTRVRALKPCLTLTDEALYQPVFIPTRARPLRNLCKLHAETEPASGTRTSWRY, from the coding sequence ATGGGTGTGAGTGAGAACTCGCTCCCTGGTATCAAGGTCCCATGTCCACCCAGCGAGTCACGTCAGAAGGAACAATTAGGGAGACGCCGGCTGAACCGTCTGCAAGTGCAAGGAACTAGCTTCCCGCAGTTATCAGATAGAGGGCTAAcacaggctgctgctgctaagGAGACCTCTGATGCTTGGAGGAGGGACAGAGTCACACACTATAACCAGAGCCCTGCAGAGGTACTCATCCTCCATTTACAGCCTCCAAGCCCAGACGCCGATTCCTTTTGGCCCAATATGGTTTGCCAGACTATGGAGGCTTCCCTGGCACCTGCTCAAGGCCAGCATCCTCCTGTGATGGCCAGTGATGACCTTCTCTTTGAGCCCACAGCACCCGCAAAAGAGGCTAGAAGCTCCAGATTTGAGACCATTGCCCAGCCTGGGGAGGTAGCATCAGAAGCCATCAGGAGAAGAGCCAGAGACCAGCAGCTTCCTGTCATCCCCACTCATGAGCTTTTCTTTGATCTGAAGTCGTCAGCAAAGGTCAAGAGCTCTACTGGGGTTCACTGGCCCGAAGGGATTGCCCAGGAAGCCGCAGCTAGAAGGGAACGACTTTTAAAGCGCCACAAAAGACCAATGGATGAGCTTCTCTGGGAGCCCAAGCCTCTAGCTGAGGAAACCAAGAGCTCAAGTTCCGCTCTGGTTAGCCAGGATGAAGAGATATCCCCAGCTTTAGAAGTCAGAGGATACAGAAGACCTCTGCCATCCTTTGAGGTAAAGGTGCCGTTCAATCCAAATAATTCCACCGTGAGTAACGGAACCAGAGAGTCAGTTAAGGAACCTTCTGTCAGGCGCAGAAACAGAAGAGTGGAACTGCTCCAGAGCACCATTGTTCAGCCTCTTTTCTTTGAGCCAAAACCTCCTGCAAAGGCAGAGACTTGCTCTAGTCTCCCAAAGGCTGAGGAGCCTATGAGGACAACCGCTGCTGTCAGAACCAGAGTCAGAGCCTTAAAGCCATGCCTGACCCTAACTGATGAAGCTCTTTACCAACCTGTCTTTATCCCCACTAGAGCGCGCCCTCTCAGGAACCTATGCAAGCTCCACGCGGAGACAGAACCAGCCAGCGGCACCAGAACCTCTTGGAGGTACTAG